The Ciona intestinalis unplaced genomic scaffold, KH HT001118.1, whole genome shotgun sequence genome contains the following window.
taatgtttgcacgaaaaggttttgtcattttagctattcgcGGTGTTCTCGCAGGGTAACCGATGCGTTTAAAATAGAGCACACGCCGCACGTTATACCGTCAATAATTACTGAACTAAGAAACCAAAAAGTATATTGTTGGCCGGACGTAAGAAAGtagaatttttttctgttaaaaatatattaacgcTTTTCGACGATTCGGGCGGTGACGTTATCACTGATAAGggtttttttctaaaacccTGCTTGAAAAACactacaataaatatttatctgtaataaaattatttatcttaaaCTATTGATAACACGTCCGCGCACAGGCACGTGCATGCACACACGCGAAGGGCGAATgttttctctttgtttacaacGCGTTTTTCGCagccattttaaaatgttttgccaccccaaaaaatatgaatttccCTAAAAAATCGACGCCTATGTAATGCGCTGcttattatttcatttacaatattttcccAGTCAAGCAGCATATTCGTTACGAaacagtagggattcacacgtggatacattgcatcataatatcgattgtttgacctggcaattgattacgacataatagcatatcacacgttgattatttgcgtcataataggaaTTCacactttcatttttttttagcctgcaggtgataaaaaaacaggttgaatgtttgctttttcacGTTTGCCATTAGGTAAAGTATTGTCTCATCTACAATGAATAATTCTTTCGCACGTGAACGCAACAAGCATGTGAATAAATTTCTGTTCAGATAAAGCTTGGTGGCCACTGGCTAGACCTATTTTGCCACTCTAGATTTCAGCTTTTATTTTGGTCATAATAGCGGGTAATCTTTCCTTGTAACCCTGGCGCTTCGTGACAAATTAATTGTCTACGATCGCGAATTACCCAATTTCTCGTCTAGGCTGCTTGCCGGTGTCAAAATACccaatgaaatattaaattaatttatgcccgtttgtaaattttgtcaCTTTGCCGATTTACCGTCCTTGCAGTCCGGCTCGGGAGACGAGTGATATTTTCGTCAGCATGTAGATACGATAATATAGATAACGATTGAAACAACTTGCGCAATCagttacatatattaaaagcAGTCGTATTGTAGTTGATTTTAAGTCACGGAATCCTTACTTTGACGTGCGTCTTTTTTCTTATAGCGCTACCCGCCGCCACGTAACGAAATTATGCAAACAATTTCTGAAGGGAGTGTTTTAGCCCAATCATAAACATAGGAAATTTGATTTACTAAATAGGCCTATGTAAAACCACCACTATACAGCAGAAGATAACGTAAATATTCCAACCGTAACGTGCGATACACTGGTAATGCAATGTTACGgcataattatgacgtcatatttattGCGCCTACCCTGCAATTTAGAAAGTTCGGCGCCTATGGTCACAATAGCTATGTCGTTTGCGTCTTTCGCCATTCTGTCGAAATTAGAAATTTTCCAGAACGTAATAATGCTGAAATAGGCCGCCTAAAACAGTTGCAgtactgtttatatttatatatgaagtttTCAAACAGcctgtttattacaaaatagtagagattcattgcatcataatagcgattgtttgaacCTGATagttgattacgacataatagaaATTCACAATATCATCTAGTATGTCCCTTTAATTACTGAAATGTGTATTTTACCTAATTAAATGCTGGAATTTGAGAATACtaattttcttatatttttgtttaggtATTCATGGCCAAATgtaattctttgtttcttcGGGGGATTTTTACTCGATCGTATACTTGGTGTTCGTATGGGTAGCATCATATTCAGTTTGTTTGTTCTTGGTGGACAACTAATATTTGCATTAggtataactatatataatattcagtgggttattattaatatttgcatTTCTATGGCTTTATCTGAAGAATATTCAATATTAATTTCCATGTTAATTACACATTTAAAGTATTCACTGCATCCAAAATGTATTTGcataataaaactgtattttttggTTGCCTAAATCTAGGCAATCGTTTTAATACACAAgcttttttttgtgtattaaatttattcaataattaaatttcctaaacaagcgctaaactgtaattaacctaccaaaaaacaaaactggcctaataaacttgaatagttggtgttgtattaaaaaatacagctAAATCTTTCTAAAAccactgtgcgcctatcttGGTGACAAAGCCAATCTTGGACGGACTTGGCaatcacgtgaatagaaaaaacatGCATCACGATTTTGGGCAATTATgggttctactctttttttattgctgTGGTAATAACACATTGTATTAATGCTGATAGGTGCTACATTGGAATTAATGTGGTTGATGGATATGGGTCGTTTTATCTTTGGCATTGGAGGAGAATCTTTAGCAGTTGCACAAAATACATATGCAGTGTTGTGGTTCAAAGAAAAAGAACTTAATCTTGTGTTTGGATTGCAACTCAGCATGGCAAGGATTGTAAGTGATTTAAGTAAGATagaatgttattttacaacaaaattataacaagACTGTTTCAAGTGtcagtaaatattattaatgaaCAAATGATCACTTTTTATTGGAGCAAACTTAGGTATCGCCAAgtatgtaaatttatttattcacattttgttgtggaaaaagttttacaagcctttatttaaattttttgatgATGCCAccaattttttgttgtttccaATTGAATGTGAACTTTTGAACATGTTTATCACCCCCGTTTCAGAATGTACTTTTGCATTCTTTGTCCCCAAAGGGTTTACTCATTTAAATCACAGGGAAGTACGGTGAACATGAACATCATGGGACCTGTCTATGGTTGGGTGAAGAAAGGAATTAAATCCGATAGAACACTTGgaatttcactttttattgGTTAGTTTTAGTAATTTGAGGTAAACAGTGGTTTAAGTAATTTGAGGTAAACATTTAACAGTTTCACATATCAATTATGTTAACATTCGTATCTATCCTGATTCCTGATATAAAATGCCTGCAAAACAATTGtggatatatatacatataatgaCACAGTCGTGTAAAAAGTGCCTATTTTTGATGCCGCCGGCAatggtgatttttttaaactcagGGGGCAGAAGGCGCCGGCGTGAGAATCCagaatttatttactttgccGGCTGCGTGACATTTCAGCTTGTTGTCGAATTGCGGTAAAGAAACTTTTATTTGCTTCACCGGTTGCTTGTGTTCGTTGGAACAATTGTTGCTGGGTGCTTCGACACCGTGAGGCAGAACAGGCAACCCTCATTGCTTAAGACCTCGTACGTGCATTTGTGCAGAGAGAGACTTGGGATCCTTCATTTTGGTTTCCTCGGGCAGGCTTGACATGAAGGcatgttaaacaaaataatcgTAAAGTCTGTCTAAAACTGTTAATCCACTGGTCCTGGCAGGATCCCCAATTTGTTACACTTCTGTAGTCTCCAGGTTTGTAAATCACCCGTGTTCAGATACAATCGTATAGTAATCTAAAAGCAGCATAAAACACAAGGAACGTTCGACTCTTAACAAAACACAGCACGTACTTGCTTTACACTTAAACCTTAGACGTCCTACATCACTGCGTTGGAGACCAAAAAAGTAATTAGCTTGGTGGGGAATTTGAGGGAGCAGGAGGAGCGCATACGGCTCAAAGCACATAAAGTCTAGAATTCAAGCAAAGATATTGTTACAACTGTTTGCCAAGTTTTCATGACTTTTATTAAGTTTCGGATACACCttcatatttattacttttccGGGATCAGCTTGATTAGTATCGTGCAATAGTTTTGCTCAAACTTGTTTCAGCCAATGCAAATTACTTTCTTTTGCTGTCATGGTATTCATGTAGTTCCTTTAATTTTGGGTTTGTTTTCAGAGTAAGTTCTTCTCCAAATACCCTGGTTTAATGACTCAGCCCTTTTATCATGGCCTCGATAAGCAATCTACTGTGTGcagaaaaaatcaataaaatttcAGTAGCATGGTTGAATAATGAAAATTCTTGAGTTTGTATGTTGTtggttggtttattatttaatttatataatcaTTCCATCTGACGCAAGCAAAAACATTGTTGTGGGCTCGTTCCATCTAACGCAAGCAAAAACATTGTTGTGGGATTTTTTTGCAGCGCTTTTGAGACAAAAATCCGATTTTGGTAAATGCTGCATCCGACCTCCCTGTTTCAGTGCTGAAATGTTGGCAAGCAAAACAAAATGCGCGTTCCATATGTGCTCAATAATACTCCAACCACTCAAATTTATTACACAAAACGCCAATTAAAAAGAATGATATTCatcaattttagaaaaaaggaAAAGCTTTGACTGGTGTACCTTGTCAACCATGTTCAGctatgtaataataaataagaGATACCTTTTGAACTTCTTGCTCTCTTTATCATTATGCTACTTTATAACGATCGAACttgagtaattttttttcttatgggaagtcccatgcattgcgccatgaccattttttttttacttcagcGGTCaaatttgctgttttaaaactcatttttttcaaaatctgttttgtattttaaaacttcggTGGTAGCGTTaaatcacatttgagcatatctatcaatacacagatttttcgttggtatgtccctttaatatttttttcagcgGAAATTCGCAACACAAACTTTGCACTGCCTTTCCCATAGCtgcgtgtaaaataaatgtaattttccCATTAACTAAGATAACAgattgtaataaacaacccAAATATGTTGTAGAAATataactgctttatatttacaatgttttcctcaactaagcagcatgtttattacaaaatggtAGGGATTCACACTGGATTCATTGCGGAACAAAGTGCGTAcgaaaaaaacttaaatatttgttgtttaaaatatttcggcATTCGTTACGCATTTGCGCCGACCGCCTGTCCCCGCCCCATTTTAAATGCTTAACTTATTGGTTATGACGGAGGTTGGTTTCTCATGTTGTCACTTGTGCTTTTACACGACAGCGTCAGCAATACAACCCAGTCTTTTTTTACCAggtgttaaatttttaagcTTGAGTTTTTAAAGTTGACCTCTACCATAGTGTTAtgacaaattgtttttatttgccaTGTGCTTAATGTACTAGGTTAATACCAGAATCGGTATTTCATTACCCCAGAAACTTACAGGGCAACTAAATGAAAATCCGATATAGCTGATAAAATCAAACTACAggcttaattattattaattagtgaacttgtaattaattaattaggtaatttataattgtttttaaataaattttacctccCCTCCATTAagcaaacattatttttatcagcaaatacattttattcgTGTATCATGTTGACGCTCAAAAAAGTCGCGTAAGTGACCTAAAGTAACCTCGACGTTACACGCGCCTGACAAACATGACATGCGGTGGACGCGTGATCAGACGCTTTGACCTAGTTCAATATGTTAGATTGTTACGAACGAGTTGAATTAGGTATACGATTGAGTTTACGTTTTATGAACGAGTTACCGCTCTGCATTAATTCTTACGTACGCTCGCTGCTGGACGTCTGGTTACTTAGCGACGATAATATCGGCCATTTTATGCCCTTGCCGATAATCGGTAAATTACCGAAAATGCGACCGATATAACGGCAAACAGATAATCGGTCGTGCTCTAGTTTGTGCGCATACACATATAAATTATTCTTATATATTGAATTACCATCTCTGCCTAATGACTTAACAGAATGTATTCAtccaacaaaaaattaacttttccATCATTCCACAGCTGCCATAACTTGTGTGTTTTCACTTGGATGTGCTCTTATGTTAGCTTATCTCGATAAACGAGCAGAAAGAATTgtagaaagaaaaaagaatgctTCAGATGAAGTTGTGAAGTTTACTGATGTTCGCCACTTTTGCTTCCAACTGTGGATGGTGTTCCTTGTGTgtgttggatattatgttgcAATATTTCCTTTTATTGGACTTGGCAAGTAAGACATTTGTATTATTTGGCCGAATATcactttaaaaatgaataaatgatacTTGTAGCGTAGGGATGCACACCAGAGAATAATTAGTAGAAATagtgccgagccgagcccgaactcaaaaacATTCAGCGCTCGGCTGaaaactgggccgagcgcTCAGCCttttgctataatgttgctcGCCAGAGcaataaagattaaaaacgaaaaaagtGTGATTCGCAACGTCAGCAAACCCGTATCGAATTGCAGccattttttctaataaaataattaaaaactgctgcaacattaataattttttaattaaatatttattatatgaattttacattttgcaacattGGGAATTACGAAACGAGACGTCCCTTTAACCGCACACCACGtattctgtattattttgactAGCCACGCTTTTCTCCTTggtgctcgggctcgtgccTAGCTTTTCATTGAAGCTCGGCGgtcggcgaacccgagcttttacaacttcagcacatccctaataATTAGTGTTCTAGAATAacctaaaactttttttccatGAGATTGTAACCTTTTAATATTGGATTTAATTACAGCATCCTGTTTAATGACATCAATATACGGCATTGGTCAATACATATTAATACAATATAACACACCCctaatattaacaattttataaaaataataattgtaaaaatagttCTACAGGTTGGTGCGTGTTTAGCATTAACCGTTTTCGCACCGTCGTTGCTTTTGTATTTTGCATTCTTAGACACACAGGGCCGTAAATAGGCGCGcgcatttttatgtttaaaattaattcaataaatttaaatgaatttttttacatttgcatatttcatattattatttagttaGGATAAGAGATGAAAATTAAAAGTCGTTACTTCAGGTTTCCACTCATTATGTAAAACGAATCGCGTGTCTGTAAACTTGACCGATAATAACCTTTAAATCGATTTTACTTATGCGACTCGAAAAACAACGTAAAAtctttgaattattttattaccaaACTGAACTATTCCGGGCGATGCCTTTGGGTCGTAACTCCTAAGTATACTGAGACATGGGACCAGGGAAGGTCAGAGTACGCACGACATTGCAATCCTTATCTACTATATCTCGTCCACTCGCTTATTAAAAGTGACATGTTTATGCGCGTCAGATCGTTGggtttttaaatgcaaatacaATACGAAAGTTTAAAGACCCTTTTCAACATGTATTTACAGTcataaaaaatgcatatttaaaactttgaaagtACAGAATGTTGTACTCGTGGAACACCCATTGCGATCGGCAAACGTGTTTCTGcagtaaacaacattaaactgtTTTGATTGGGAGGAAACAGTTGGTAAGTTAGTGTAATTATGTCTAAATACGCCTATCCGAGTGTAACGTTCAATAAAACACAGCGGCTTTTATCTTTACTGACCAAGCATTTAGTTTACTTTTGCATGGGTAACAATGAACGCGTCAATTactattatgatgcaaataATCAACTCGTCAATTGGTATTATGTGGCGGAAAATCCCTGTGTCAATCTCTACTATGGTGTAATAAACAATCTGCTAAGGCAAGCCAAttaatgttatattgtttattcttgcaCTGAACAACTTGTCGGCATTAGTTGCATGTCCTCGCGCAAGGCGCTACTctaaacatatgatgtcataatgcttaTTACGTCACTACAGCCGGCCATTTTGGGCGCCTCATGGCCTGCAATTTGGGCAACAGCCAGTCGATTTTTTCTACTACCCtgatacatatattatatggaGGTgaactcgtgccagcttacgagtaccACTTTGTGGGTGTAATTTTTTAGGGagtttttcactttttcatgtctgactgataatttgaacaattcAATAGTGACCACTCAGTTCGACCAATTGAAGATGATGAcactaatttaatttgtttgtttttttcagagTATTTTTTGAAGAGAAATTTGGCTTCAGTCCTTCAAGTGCGAGCGCTGTTAACAGGTGAATGGTTGATCTTACACAATTATCGCAAATGAATTTTTATTCTTCACATTTAGTAATTATGTTCTGTTTGATGTTGaacatagaaaaatatttttgtttttttagttggtATTAATATGTGTGTAATTCTAACTCCAGATGCTACGTTATTTTTCTTGGCTTTTAGCAGCTTTTGTTTCAAgcctgtttaaatttttagaacattgaaatttcattttgttagccataatttttgtaatgtCAGCAAATTTCCATAAAAATAGGAATGTCTAAACTTAAAATTCTATTTGAAGTTAATAATTCTGTTAATAATgaagttattaaaaatcatTCAAGCATCTGTCTctctctctctatatatatatatatatgtgtgggCAAGTTTCAACTTTTCATTGGTTTACCCATTTAACGAAAACAATGTTGTAATTTTTACAGCATAGTGTATATTCTATCAGCACCTTGCTCCCCTGTGCTTGGATTCCTAGTTGATAGATTGGGTTATAATGTATTCTGGGTGATAATAGCTGTACTCTCCACACTTGCCAGTCATGGATTACTTGCCTTTACATTTCTAAACCCATGGGTAGCTATGGTAAGTTGAGTCAGTACCGGGTGTTTAGGTgtttgtgtataaaaacagaCCAATGTCGTTGTTCAACCATCTGTACACCAAACCAAATGTTAGACATAGATAATGTGAAAGATATGAATACCCATATTTTATAgtagtttacatttttgtgaaCATACATTCCTAAACAAGATTGTTCACAGAGTATTATGGGGGTGTCATACTCACTTCTTGCTTGTGCGTTATGGCCGATGGTGGCTTTCCTTGTACCTCAACATCAGCTTGCCACTGCATATGGATtgtaagtaaaatattttaaggcttttttatattttagatgcattaaaatatagtgCAAACAAAGCACAGCGTGTATGTCACCCGATGTTATTGTGTCTGATATATACTTGTGTAAATCAAACATATTTATGACGTTGTGTAGGCTGGAGACAGGCACTGCAATAAATGTTTATCTCATATAAAAAAAGGTCAGCTATAATGACAATGCACATTTACAATCAATTTTGGTACTTGGTTTTTCTAATCTGTTTACCCACACATACACCATTGATCACTTCCATACAAATTGTAAACACCAACGTTACATGTTTGCTTTCACTTATagtttgtttaacaatttaaaccatTGGCTACCCCCACATCCAATTTAATGTTTCCCTGCATTGTTTAACCTTGTTTTACAAGTAAAGTAGTAACTCTCTTCAACATTTGCTGGTTGGTATCATagcatatatttaacaaaagtcAAAACTCCAACCAAAATTTACCATAGACATTTAAATGATATTGCCCATTGCCTGTCTCTTTACAATGACTATTCTAGATTACCCTGTATCAACCTAAAATGCTTCCCAATGGTTTCTAAATTTCTATCTAATATCCTTAGAAAATAtgcaatgtattttaaaacacagt
Protein-coding sequences here:
- the LOC100177213 gene encoding major facilitator superfamily domain-containing protein 1 isoform X2 — its product is MLSEVSEGIFLLGVGKWAKLFFSRYSWPNVILCFFGGFLLDRILGVRMGSIIFSLFVLGGQLIFALGATLELMWLMDMGRFIFGIGGESLAVAQNTYAVLWFKEKELNLVFGLQLSMARIGSTVNMNIMGPVYGWVKKGIKSDRTLGISLFIAAITCVFSLGCALMLAYLDKRAERIVERKKNASDEVVKFTDVRHFCFQLWMVFLVCVGYYVAIFPFIGLGKVFFEEKFGFSPSSASAVNSIVYILSAPCSPVLGFLVDRLGYNVFWVIIAVLSTLASHGLLAFTFLNPWVAMSIMGVSYSLLACALWPMVAFLVPQHQLATAYGFMQSIQNLGLAIISLASGSILDSSGYFVLEIFYCACICVALMAALLLYLVDLGRGSGLNLSAKAREPQVADEVENAESSIETQGTHPAFVRPMTAFGIRNRYYSRIGAQIPEHLLAHANINRSRSSSYEAIS
- the LOC100177213 gene encoding major facilitator superfamily domain-containing protein 1 isoform X1, which produces MDNEQQSLLNASAISVEDGKKTSFCGDIGDPQGLLHRLIVLALMCFLSFGSYFCYDNPAALHNEIISDLNLNEATFMQLYAWYSWPNVILCFFGGFLLDRILGVRMGSIIFSLFVLGGQLIFALGATLELMWLMDMGRFIFGIGGESLAVAQNTYAVLWFKEKELNLVFGLQLSMARIGSTVNMNIMGPVYGWVKKGIKSDRTLGISLFIAAITCVFSLGCALMLAYLDKRAERIVERKKNASDEVVKFTDVRHFCFQLWMVFLVCVGYYVAIFPFIGLGKVFFEEKFGFSPSSASAVNSIVYILSAPCSPVLGFLVDRLGYNVFWVIIAVLSTLASHGLLAFTFLNPWVAMSIMGVSYSLLACALWPMVAFLVPQHQLATAYGFMQSIQNLGLAIISLASGSILDSSGYFVLEIFYCACICVALMAALLLYLVDLGRGSGLNLSAKAREPQVADEVENAESSIETQGTHPAFVRPMTAFGIRNRYYSRIGAQIPEHLLAHANINRSRSSSYEAIS